The Electrophorus electricus isolate fEleEle1 chromosome 4, fEleEle1.pri, whole genome shotgun sequence region CCTTCTCAGCTGGTTTATAATTGGACTTATCTGGTACTGGGCAGCCTATGCAAATGGTGACCTGACGTGGCAAAACCCATCAGTTAACCACAGTTACTGTGTAATTAATGTCTATGGCCTcacctctgcctttctcttttcCTTGGAGACACAGACATTCATTGCGTATGGTTGGAGAGTTGTCACCACGTACTGCAATAGTGGTGTTACAATCTATGTTTTCCAGGTTGTCCTTGGTGCAGTCATTACCTCCTTTTGGGGTGGAGTGGTGACAGCTAAAATCGCTCTGCCCAAGAGAAGAGCCAAAGCCATCATGTTTAGTGAGATGGCTGTTATCTGCAGTAGACAGGAAGCTCTCTGTCTGAAGATACGCGTGGCCAACCTTCGCAAGTCAGTGATGATTGGAACCCAGATCTATGGTAAGATGATCAAGACAACAATCACACCAGAAGGGGAAACGATCATCATGGACCAAGTTAACATTGACTTCAGTGTGGAAACTGGAAAAGACAATCCATTCTTCATCTGTCCATTGACCTTGTACCATGTGATTGACAAGACAAGTCCATTGTTCCACATGGCAGTGGACACCCTGCCCCAGCAGGATTTTGAGCTGGTAGTGTTTCTGAACACTGTTGCTGAGGCAACCAGCTTCTCCTGCCAGGTCAGGACGTCCTACGTCCCTAAGGAGATCATGTGGGGCTACCAGTTCCTCCCCATCATCTCCCAGAGCAAACAGGGCAAATATCGTGTGGACTTCTCTAATTTTTCCAGGGTAGTGCCCACAGTTACCCCACACTGTGCCTCCTGCTTCCATGACAACAAAGCCCACCGTAAAAACTCTAGAGGTGGCACTGTCAATGAGGGTTTTGAGATGGCAGAAATCAGTGATCTATAGGgatggaaaatgttttctagTAGTAGCTTGAATATGTACTGATAccttgtttaattttttgtcAGTGTAACTTCATCTCTGCCTTTGCTGAAAAAGTATATGAAGGtttaaaagtgaaaattaaatgtaattaattaactCCTACAGATATATGCTTGCTGTAAAGAATCAgaataatttaatgtattatCCTACATCATCATTAGGCTTGATCTAATATTGTTTGGAAATCTACAGTCACACCCTTTTTAGCAGTAATATTCTTGTGATTTTCTCTGTGTTGCATGGACTTCATCTGTATTACAATCACAGGGGACTGTTCAACTGACATTTTAGGGGTTGGGCCTTGGATATGTCTGCTGTATTTTCCAGTGTTAGTCTATATAAAACAAGAATTGATTGCTGTAACAAATAACTATCATTTATGATGTAGGCTGTATTTGAAGATTCATATATTAGCATGtattataaatgaataatatattattcacaataaaacagtaaaatgtttttgtccCATAAGGGAGTCATACACCTATACTGGCACTTTACTATAGTTTTTTGGGGGAATATAGAGAGTAAAACAGCCCCAATGGAAAGGTAAACTAACTTTTAACTGTTACTGAAAATTTCTGCTAAGGAAACACAGGGCTTTAAAACAGGCttagaattaaatatttttgttcactGATTGGTCACTGTACGCATAAATATTTTCTAATTGTGCATGAATGAtaagaattattttttatttgattttcctAGCAGGAATTGTATTTAACGACTTGCAATACTATTAATTAAGGATCAAACTATGGTTGTGGTTTCATAATACATGCATATATTCTTGAACATCATgagaaaaattttaaatgtgcatGACTTAATTTACGATTAGTAATGTGACCAGGTTAAAAGAATATGCAGTATATgtgaaacaataataaagactgaataaacatttatacCCATCGCAATTTCCTACAGCATCAAGAGAATGTTATCTATTATCATAAGACAAAGTTATATGTAGGATACTATGTATAGTCTCCATAGAAAAACAACCTATACAGCAAGCTATGCTCTCAGCTTACAGTGTAACTAACTATTCCAGTACAGAACAGACACAAAGGAGCTTCAACAATAGCACACAATGGAAACGGGGCTCACGAACACATATTAGCAACACTTTGCAAAGGACAAATACAGAGTCTAAATAGAGCTTTGAATAATTCTCAGACATGAGACATGTAGAAAGCAGGGTGGTGGATAGGTGGAGCCGGGGCATCAAATGATCAACCAGATAGAGCAGAGCTGGTTTAGGGTCTCCTGGGGCATTGTGATATGGAATCTATTTCACAGCTCCAAATTCTGATTATATTTTCCACTTAGCAATACTGCTCAGTGTTTTCGGTAAGGTTCAAAGGATTTGAGGAACTATGGCAAAATTATTTTCCAGGACAGTAAAATCCTAAATGTAAATTCCTTTAAATTTAGCTTTTAAATGCACATGACATTATAAACCATTTGTCAACAGCTCTGACAGTGCAAAAAAGCAGTGTCCATATCCCATCTTTCAAAGACATTGAATGGTTCCATCTGGTCAAGGCTAATGTAAACAAGGTTTAGAAGTTGCTGCAATGCCCTCCCATTGAGAGACAGTGGCTTACCATTAATTAAGGTAAAGCTGGTTTCGTGggtgtcactgtgtgtgagggcttTACTTATGACACTACTGTGGGTGGCTTTGGGTTTGTTTgataaaaaatacttttttcattatttctatTAAATACTGTGAAACTGAAATATGAATCTTAATCATTTGAAGCCTGTACATTGGGATCTCTTGCAGAGATCACTTTAGCTGATcatgttgttttaaaaatccTCTGCAAAAAGGTTTGATAGCTGTATTGACAATTTATATAAGGTCTcggttttaaataattttcgTACTCAACAAAGTATAAACACAAGAGTTTGgcaatacacatatacataaccttacatattaatatgtattaCTATACAGTATCCACAAGGAATACTTGGAGGAAGACATCGGTATAGAGAAAGTATGATAAATTGGAATGATGTAATACAAACTGCACAAGATTGCAAATAATAGTGTTCCTTGATAGAACTTATTGTTTGGTTACATAACCTGATTTAAACAAGAACGAGGCATTTCATGGGTAACTTCAACAAAAAAGCTGGTGCATCCTTGCTGAAATAATAGACTGCTTGTGTGCTGTTGACCCTATTCTGAACTCATTCGCTTGTCCTGAAAACATATTATGTAAATCCATCCCCCTTTGCTGCAGTGAAAAAAAGGATTGATTTTGTGTACAGATAAAAATTATTATACAACACAAGTCCAGCCTTACCTGTAGGAGGGAACTATAGAGAGAACCATAGAAGGTAATCAAGTGCTGAAAGCCAAGGTGTCAGAGATACAGTTTCTAAATGAATGTGGGGGATAAGAAAAGCAATCAAGattaaaaggaagaaaaagattATTATGCAATGATTAATAAACTGCAATTTCTGCTTAGCAATCCTTACAAACAATAATATAGTCTTGTAGACCATCTGATTTGAAGACAGGAGAACTATAGCAGGTAAGTGCCTGAATACTTGACGTCACTTTGTACTTTAAATTGAACACTCCATTCTACCGCTTCTTTCTATTAGAGCTGAGCTTAGCTCTAAATGAGATCACAGAATGTTCACTCCACACTCTCCTTTTATCCCATCCTGCCTTTTTTCTTGATCAGTATACAGGCTAAGCCACCTGCTctgttttatttggttttacTTAATTTTAAATGCAGTAGCAGAGCAAGGGATGtataggacaaaaaaaaaaggactaaaGTAGTGGCCCTTTAGACATCACCTTTCTTTTTGAATTTTTGGCATTAAAATACAATGGTGATGTGTTGGGTGACAGTATTTCTTCGCTGTTGATTTGCTGGACGATTTATATAAGCATgcttctgctaaatgccataaatgtaaagggAAATGTACTTGAattttgcaatttaaaaaaaataataataaagaagggagaaaaaaacTTGCCTGAACTTCAAGAGCAGAGAAGCTAGTAGGGGGAAATGCATTTCTGCATATATAGAACTTTCTAGAGCCTTCAATGCCAGGACACAGATAATGCAGCCTCGTTAATTCatctataaaatgtatttgtatagaaGGTTGCCTTTGTTTTCTCATCCTTGAAACCTGCTTTCTCTGAGTTATTTgacttttgaaatatttttttaattcactttgaTGGAAAAAGCCCTTTTTTCTCTGTTCGTGTTCACTTTAAGAGCAGAGACATTCTGTCAAACATTCCGTCAAGTAAATATAATTAACCAATAAAATTAAGTTTTATTCAGCACATCTTTCAATATGTTGATGCATTTTATCTCTAGATTGAATATATCTTGAAAATGACACTCACACTGCCACAGCTGCTCAGAGATTACTTGGACAAGCGCCAGATTAACCGGAACCGTCTGGTGACCAAAGATGGCCACTGTAACATTGAATATGGCAATGTGAAGCACAGTAGTCGCTTGGCCTATTTGCTGGATATATGGACAACCATCTTAGAGCTCCGCTGGACTGTAGTTTTCACCTTGTTCACAGCTGCCTTCCTTGTcagctggttcatttttgcatttctctggTACTGGACTGCTCACAGCAATGGAGATCTGAAGTGGCAGAACCCTTCAGCTGACCACACACCTTGCATAAAGAATGTCACCAGTTTTACCACTGCTTTGCTTTACTCTATAACAACACAGATGACTATTGGCTATTCTGCAAGGGTTGTCACCACATATTGCCCACATGCAATTGTCCTCCTCAATATCCAGACTCTCATTGGTACAgtagtaaaatgtttttggtgtGGAATAGTTATCACCAAAATGTCCTCTCCTAAGAAAAGAGCAAAAACCATCAACTTCAGTGAAAAGGCTGTCATCAGCCCTAGAAATGGTGCCCTGTGTTTGCAGATACGAGTGGCCAACCTACGTAAAACTCTTCTGGTTGGGAGCCAGATTTACGGTAAGATGTTTAGAACAACAGTCACACCTGATGGTGAGATCATCATCATGGACCAGATCACTGTCGATTTCATGGTGGATGCTGGGAAGGACAACCTGTTCTTCGTCTGTCCTTTGACCCTGTATCATGTGATTGACAGGACAAGTCCATTTTTTGAGATGGCAGCAGACACTCTGCACCAGCAGCAGTTTGAGCTGGTGGTGTTTCTGGATGGCACAGATGAGACCACTAACTTCTCCTGCCAGGCCAGGACTTCCTATGTCCCTAGAGAGATCATGTGGGGTTATGAATTCTTCCCCATTATCTCCCGTAGCAAAGAAGGCACATACTGCGTGGATTTCTCTATGCTCGCCAGACTGGTACCCACACCGACTCCACACTGTATCTTCTGCTTCAGTAATGCGAGAGCTCACCATTATGACCCCAGAGGTGGCACTGACAATCTGGACTTTGAAGCCTGTAACACTACTAACCAGGACAACATTGGTCACCAGAGTTTCCAACAATcagtaaatatacaaacactccatAAAAGAAAACCTTAAAGTACACATCTTTAAAAATTATGTGTGTAAGTAAACATGTTTCCTTAAAAGCACTAAGAATGAAACTTCCTTGTTCTTTCTTCAGTGAAACAAGGAATTCTGCCAGTTCATGTTCAGATGCATTTACATAATCTTATATGGCAGCcttatatatttctatatttatggaagctttttaaaacacattgtcTCATGACAATGAATAGAAAGGCCAGGAATGTTGTAGTGCTGCTGCAATTGTGTAACATTCAGGAAATAATATGGGAGAAAAAAACGAtcatatattttttcatatatgcGAGCATAT contains the following coding sequences:
- the LOC113577465 gene encoding ATP-sensitive inward rectifier potassium channel 1-like, yielding MTLTLPQLLRDYLDKRQINRNRLVTKDGHCNIEYGNVKHSSRLAYLLDIWTTILELRWTVVFTLFTAAFLVSWFIFAFLWYWTAHSNGDLKWQNPSADHTPCIKNVTSFTTALLYSITTQMTIGYSARVVTTYCPHAIVLLNIQTLIGTVVKCFWCGIVITKMSSPKKRAKTINFSEKAVISPRNGALCLQIRVANLRKTLLVGSQIYGKMFRTTVTPDGEIIIMDQITVDFMVDAGKDNLFFVCPLTLYHVIDRTSPFFEMAADTLHQQQFELVVFLDGTDETTNFSCQARTSYVPREIMWGYEFFPIISRSKEGTYCVDFSMLARLVPTPTPHCIFCFSNARAHHYDPRGGTDNLDFEASQSLHGFGESGAKERLEKERGSHGGMG
- the LOC113577438 gene encoding ATP-sensitive inward rectifier potassium channel 1-like isoform X2, whose protein sequence is MTRSLPQLLRDYQNEWRIQRNRLVTKDGHCNIGYANVRYSSWLSYMLDLWTTLVEIRWTFLIFYFIASFLLSWFIIGLIWYWAAYANGDLTWQNPSVNHSYCVINVYGLTSAFLFSLETQTFIAYGWRVVTTYCNSGVTIYVFQVVLGAVITSFWGGVVTAKIALPKRRAKAIMFSEMAVICSRQEALCLKIRVANLRKSVMIGTQIYGKMIKTTITPEGETIIMDQVNIDFSVETGKDNPFFICPLTLYHVIDKTSPLFHMAVDTLPQQDFELVVFLNTVAEATSFSCQVRTSYVPKEIMWGYQFLPIISQSKQGKYRVDFSNFSRVVPTVTPHCASCFHDNKAHRKNSRGGTVNEGFEMAEISDL
- the LOC113577438 gene encoding ATP-sensitive inward rectifier potassium channel 1-like isoform X1, which codes for MTSNKIMLLDFIQKQLYDYQNEWRIQRNRLVTKDGHCNIGYANVRYSSWLSYMLDLWTTLVEIRWTFLIFYFIASFLLSWFIIGLIWYWAAYANGDLTWQNPSVNHSYCVINVYGLTSAFLFSLETQTFIAYGWRVVTTYCNSGVTIYVFQVVLGAVITSFWGGVVTAKIALPKRRAKAIMFSEMAVICSRQEALCLKIRVANLRKSVMIGTQIYGKMIKTTITPEGETIIMDQVNIDFSVETGKDNPFFICPLTLYHVIDKTSPLFHMAVDTLPQQDFELVVFLNTVAEATSFSCQVRTSYVPKEIMWGYQFLPIISQSKQGKYRVDFSNFSRVVPTVTPHCASCFHDNKAHRKNSRGGTVNEGFEMAEISDL